Proteins encoded together in one Cervus canadensis isolate Bull #8, Minnesota chromosome 7, ASM1932006v1, whole genome shotgun sequence window:
- the CLDN16 gene encoding claudin-16: protein MGPGLAASHVSFPDSLLTKMRDLLQYVACFFAFFSAGFLVVATWTDCWMVNADDSLEVSTKCRGLWWECVTNAFDGIRTCDEYDSILAEHSLKLVATRALMITADILAAFGFITLLLGLDCVKFLPDEPYIKVRICFVAGTTLLIAGAPGIIGSVWYAVDVYVERSSLVLHNIFLGNQYKFGWSCWLGMAGSLGCFLAGAILTCCLYLFKDVGPERNYPYSTRKAYSTTAVSMPWSHATPRTQTAKMYAIDTRV, encoded by the exons ATGGGCCCAGGGCTGGCAGCTTCCCATGTGTCCTTTCCAGACAGTCTGCTCACTAAGATGAGGGATCTTCTTCAGTATGTTGCctgcttctttgcatttttctccgCTGGGTTCTTGGTTGTGGCCACCTGGACAGACTGTTGGATGGTGAATGCAGATGACTCCTTGGAG GTGAGCACCAAATGCCGAGGTCTCTGGTGGGAGTGTGTCACAAATGCTTTTGATGGAATTCGCACCTGTGATGAGTATGATTCTATCCTTGCTGAGCACTCCT TGAAGCTGGTGGCAACTCGGGCGCTGATGATTACTGCAGATATTCTAGCTGCGTTTGGATTTATTACCCTGCTCCTTGGACTTGACTGTGTGAAATTCCTCCCTGATGAGCCATACATCAAAGTCCGCATCTGCTTTGTTGCTGGAACCACATTACTAATAGCAG gtgCCCCAGGAATAATTGGCTCTGTTTGGTATGCCGTTGATGTTTATGTAGAACGTTCTTCTCTGGTTTTGCACAATATATTTCTTGGCAACCAATATAAATTTGGTTGGTCCTGTTGGCTTGGAATGGCTGGttctttgggttgttttttggCTGGTGCTATCCTCACATGCTGTTTATATCTCTTCAAAG ATGTTGGACCTGAGAGGAACTATCCTTATTCCACGAGGAAAGCCTATTCAACCACAGCTGTTTCCATGCCCTGGTCACATGCGACCCCTCGAACACAGACTGCCAAAATGTATGCCATCGACACTAGGGTGTGA